A DNA window from Opisthocomus hoazin isolate bOpiHoa1 chromosome 31, bOpiHoa1.hap1, whole genome shotgun sequence contains the following coding sequences:
- the LOC104337221 gene encoding LOW QUALITY PROTEIN: olfactory receptor 14A16 (The sequence of the model RefSeq protein was modified relative to this genomic sequence to represent the inferred CDS: deleted 2 bases in 1 codon) — MSNSSSITQFLLLAFADTRQLQLLHFWLFLGIYLAALLANGLIMTAIACDHRLHTPMYFFLLNLSLLDLGLISTIVPKSMTSSLWDTRTISYLGCAAQVFYFLLFISSEYAILTIMAYDRYVAICKPLHYGTLLGSRACVHMAAAAWGTGFLYALLHTANTFSLPLCHGKAVDQFFCEIPRILQLSCSDAYLREAGLIVVTVCLDLGCFVFIVFSYVQIFRAVLRIPSEQGRHKSFSMCLPHLVVVSVFISTGMVAYLKTPSFSSPTLDLVVSFLYSVLPPAANPLIYSMRNQELKDALKQLITSCLSAALNCPCHCSHFQFILEPPSLLISFWHLFFNSAVSTSATPPQSYEYYTYDLQISVLFCWATFQTLFPKPVALHGVVVTHGENLTLGLVEPYTTDLIDSPAQPVVISSHRAMSLRDD, encoded by the exons atgtccaacagcagctccatcacccagttcctcctcctggctttCGCAGACACACGGCAGCttcagctcttgcacttctggctcttcctgggcatctacctggctgccctcctggccaACGGCCTCATCAtgactgccatagcctgtgaccaccgcctccacacccccatgtacttcttcctcctcaacctctccctcctcgaccTGGGCTTGATCTCAACCATTGTTCCCAAATCCATGACCAGttccctctgggacaccaggaccatctcctacttgggatgtgctgcacaGGTTTTTTACTTTCTCTTGTTCATCTCCTCTGAGTATGCCatcctcaccatcatggcctatgaccgctatgtggccatctgcaaacccctgcactacgggaccctcctgggcagcagagcttgtgtccacatggcagcagctgcctggggcactgggttcctctatgctctcctgcacactgccaacacCTTTTCACTCCCACTCTGCCATGGCAaggctgtggaccagttcttctgtgaaatcccccggattctccagctctcctgctcagatgcctatCTTAGGGAAGCTGGGCTTATTGTGGTTACTGTCTGCTTAGATTTgggatgttttgttttcattgtgttttcttatgtgcagatcttcagggctgtgctgaggatcccctctgagcaggggcGGCACAAatccttttccatgtgcctccctcaTCTAGTTGTGGTCTCTGtctttatcagcactggcatggtTGCCTACTTGAAaactccctccttctcctccccaacccTGGACCTGGTGGTGTCATTTCTGTACTCGGTTTTGCCTCCAGCAGcaaaccccctcatctacagcatgaggaaccaggagctcaaagatgcactgaagcAGCTGATT ACCAGCTGTCTCTCAGCAGCATTAAACTGCCCCtgtcactgcagtcatttccagttCATCTTGGAACCTCCTTCGCTTTTGATATCTTTTTggcatcttttttttaatagtgctGTTTCTACATCCGCTACACCTCCCCAGAGTTATGAATACTACACATATGACCTGCAGATCTCT gtccttttctgttgGGCAACTTTCCagacactcttccccaagcctgtagcattgcatggagttgttgtgacacATGGGGAGAACctgacacttggccttgttgaaccttatacaACTGACCTC atcgacagtcCAGCCCAACCTGTTGTCATCAGCTCCCACAGGGCTATGTCCCTCAG ggaCGACTGA